The Bos indicus x Bos taurus breed Angus x Brahman F1 hybrid chromosome 3, Bos_hybrid_MaternalHap_v2.0, whole genome shotgun sequence genome segment CTGGTCAGTGACGGGGCTGCAGGAGGGGAGGGAACCCCTGGAAATGGGGGGACCCAAGGCAACTCAGAGAGGGCAAGGCTTCCCAGCCAAGAATGAGAGGTGGGGCTAGGCCGGGGGCACCCCGAGAGTCAGGTACATGGACAGCCCGCTGTGCCCAGGAAGGCTTCAGATGGGGGTGAGGATGTCAGGAGTTTTGGAGGTTGCAGTCGCAGGGCCCGGCAGAGAAGTGAAGCAGCGCCGCCGAGCGCGGAGGACCCTCACGGGCGGGAAGGGCGCGGTCAGATGAGGCAGGCCACGGACGGGCAGATGGAGCGAGAAGACAGAGAGCCCCGAGCGAGAgacggggcggggtggggggggtgctgACCGCGAGGGAGGGGGTCTCTGGGGAAGAGGTCAGGGGAGGAGGGACCAAGGAGAGGCGGTCCCCGAGGAGGGGGCGCCATCTGGTGGCCTCGTCCTTCCGGCAAGAAGGGTCCAGGGAGCGCGGGGTCCTTGGACGCCTGGGGCGGGGAGCCAGCGGGCGGATGGATGCCAAAGGGGGTCCTGGCCTCGGGGCCCTCTCAGCCCCCAGGCGCAGACGCCCCTCGGAGACTGGGCATCTCATCCCCGCAGCATCTGTGTGGAACCCGAGAGGAGGAGAGGGCCCTCTGGCCGGCCGCGCCCCCGAATTGCCACAGCCTTGTATCTCTCCGAGGAGTCCGCCCCTCCTCCCACTACATCCTGGAGCAGCGCTTCCCGCCCCCCCacctgagggaggaggggagtcCCAGAGCTCCATCCCACCCCACTCCGGAGCGGCCTCGGGGGCAGAACCCCCGTGCTggaagcagagggtgggagagggggcGTCCCCAAGGTGGTCCCCGGGCCGGGACTGACCCCACCCAAGTGGGGCAGAGGTTAGGccggtggaaggaaggaaggccgCAGGCTGCGGGCCTGCTGGGCCTGGCGGGGGTCTGCAGGAGTGAGTAGGAGCCCGGGGCCACCGCAGCCCCTCTGAGCCCTGGGCGGTGCCAGACGTGGAGCGGCCCCGCCCCCAAGCTAGGTGCCACCCGCCAGGCAGCGGGGCTGAGGGTGCTCGCGCCCCCTACCCCTCGCCAGCCCGGCTCCCGGCTGGCACTCAGTCCTCCCAGCTGCTTGGGATTCAGAGCGTTCCCTGCGCCAAAGGCTAAGGAGACGTGCTCCCCACAGCTGCAAATGCAGGGGGCTTGAGTGTCCGGCTTTCTACAGGCCTTTTAAAACattcaattataaaaataatatgtgcctgtaggaaaaacatgaaaaaaaatcccTCCAAAAGCGGAGATAGGAGAATAAAAGTCCACCACCCTCTAGGGGTGACAGCTCCTCTTAACGTTCCGGGGTCTTCCCCTCCTGCATGGACCGCTTTATGCTGAAACCACGCTGTCTGTGTCATTTGGTCTCCACGGCTTCTTCTGTTCAGCGTTTTAGCATAACTGTTTTCTTCCTGAATATCTTTTTATAGCTACATAGCAGAGGCTCTTGTAAGCAACTTGAGTCCCTGTCCTACTGCTtgctctttttcaaaattaaaaatctgtaGGAGACATCTTCTTACATGACTTTGGTCTACCTTTCATATTATTAATTTAGGAAAATTCCCAGAAATAGAATTCCTGACGCAAAGGGTATCCATGACTTTGAAGTTCTCCAGACATAATTGCCAAATAGCTTTTCAGGAAACTTTTACTAGTTTATCTTCTACTAGTAAAGATACAAACACCTGCTTCATTTCACTGTACCTTCACCAGCACTGCATAATTCTCATTTTGAAAATGGATTGTTTGGAAGTTGCTTCTTTCTTCCTTAAAAGTGAggttaacaattttttttccagatgcttgttagccatttgtatttctAGAACTATTCAGCCAAAAGCTGAATGAGTATCCTTCTTTGTGTCTTGGACTCACCCACACACCTCCCTATCTACCTAACTACCATCCCCCCACATcagtctggggaaaaaaaaaaccctgacgccgggaaagactgagcaagaggagacggggacaacaggggatgagatggttgaatggcatcaccaactcgatagacatgaatctgagcaaactctgggagagagtgaaggacagggaaggctgctgtgctgcagtccgtggggtctcaaagagtaggacaggacttggtgactgaacaacagcatgtcAGTCTAGCATTTAGACGGGCTCCCCAAGCTGGCCTCAAATGGGTCCCAGTCTCCTTCACGTGCCCCAGCTGCCAGAGTGCCAGGTGGTGCCACCTCCCCTAAAACCAGCAGGTATTTAAagctgctggaaaaaaaaaaaaagaaagtgaaccaAACTCGTGGTTCCTCCTCAGATATTCTGAAGACTTAGACACACACCGCCTGGTCAACATTTACCCGAGTTTATAGAACAAGAAATGTACCCTTCAGGGACCACACACCAGTTGTCCGGAAGTTGTCCACTTACTGGGCACCTGCTGTACACCAGGTCCTTGACCTTGTTTAATTTGATCTGCCCAATAACCCTGTCAGGTCAGGACCTGTCTCTTCATTGATTATAAAGAGACCAAGGCTTGGATGACcaaggctggagaagactcctgagagtcccttggactacaaggagatccaaccagtccatcctaaaggagatcagtcctgaatagtcattggaaggactgatgctgaagctgaagctccaccactttggccacctgatgggaagaacggactcattggaaaagaccctgatgctgggaaagattgaagtcaggaggagaaggggacgacagaggatgagatcgttggatgtcatcaccgactcaatagacatgagtttgagcaagctccggaagttggtgatggacagggaagcctggcgtgctgcagtccatggggtcacaaagagtcggatatgacttagccactgaacaacaataaggcTTGGATGGGAGAGATGAGGCCCCGGGATCACTCAGCATAAGAGGTGgagctggatttgaacccagttttTCAGGGCACCAGGGCCCATACTCAGATGCTCTACAATCAGGACCAGTCAGTCCTGATGCTGGTTGGTATCCCCAGAGCAGACAAGTCCCCTGTGGGCAGGGGCGGGCACCTTCTTgtcaacaagaaaaaataatcGTCAAGTGCAGTGCCAGGAGCCTGGACTTGGTGGGACCCAGACATACTGAAAACTCCCACCATACTGTTCAGGAACATTCCAAGCAAAGTTCACATGGGGGCCCAGAATAGAAAGTCTtggccaaaaaaggaaaatgattccATTACATGAGAACTGAAAATATAGGGTTAAAGCAAGAATATTTCCTGATGATTATTTTGGCCCGTTCAGTCGGTATAATGTTCTTTTGATCAGAAGAATGTCTGTACTCTGGGGGGAATTCTTGTATCACATCCTTGCTGACAGAGCTcacaatatttattgagagtttCAGCTGTCACTTCTGtataaataaacaggatgaagtGGGCAGCCAACTCCGCATGAGGGATATTTTTAGACGGGGGTGGAGGGGTTGGCTTTGCAGACAGGAAGGATATTTCAAGGAGAAAGTGCTTGGCCCCAGAATGGCCCACCACTGGCTCAGCCTCAACATGTGCCCAGTCTGTGGTCCCTGGTATCACAGTTTCCTGGGTCAGGGGTTCTTCCCATTCTGGCAATGCCTCCTTCAAGGGATAACCCAGCTCTATTCCTCAGGCAGAGCACAGGGGACAACATTTAGGACTGACTGTGTCACCGTGTCTGCACCACACCTAAAACTACCCATCAATTTGATGGGTCTGAGGTGGGGAAGAAGACACTCTGGTAACATGTATCCCTGTAGTTGGCCAACCACATGCTCAAAAGGCTGGTCTTTGGTTTTTAACGACACTTTCACTCACCTCGTACCAGGCTTCTAACGTGTACTAATTCATTTTTCCACAATGAGACCCAGTCTGTCCTGACTTCCTGTAGGTTTTTCCACTTCCATTTTCTGCTTGGAACATGAGTCCTTGTTCTCTTAGAAAAACCTCACACCCCTGTAGGCATGGCTCCTGCACACCATCCACCACTTCTGCCCACTCCATCCATTTAGATGGTCATGTGGACTGAGGCAGGCCTTGTGTGCATGCAGGGTCATGGCCCAAAGGGCAAGCAGGGCAGAAAGAACAGTGACCTAGTGATCGAGAGACCATATGATAGGAGCTGTGGTGGAGGGGTGCTTGGGTGCTGGAGGGACCCCAACCTTttccctctgcttttcaatacatgcCTGAGTGTCTCCTCAATGTTGATTTATGGCTTCTGCTCTGTGTACTCATTTCCTGTCCTAAAATAGGGAAAAGCATATTTTGTAAATCTTCATTTTACTGGGAGGaactcttcatttctttgtgtgGGTCCAAAGTTCCTTCTGTTATATTCTTTTGACTGAAgaactttaacatttcttgtagcaCAGGTCTGCTGACCACGAACTCTATAAGCTTTTTTCTGAAAAGGTCTTTATTGAAAGCTCatatttcaaagatatttttgctGAGTAAAAGATTCTGGGCAGACAGGGGTTTGTGGCCCTTCCCTctacccctccccccatccccacctagTACTTGAAAAATGCCACCCATTGTCTTCTGGCTTGCATAGTCTCAGTGAGACGTCTGCCGTAGTTCACATCACACATTCCTCTGTAgatgtctctttttttcctgaatgacTCCAAGATtcttttcttggattttttttccttcaccattggttttcagcagtttgactTTAATATCTAGGtggctgttgttgctgttgctttgcttttttgttctgtttggggggggggggtgtctctGGCCTTCTTGGATTTATGGTTTTTCATCTCATTATTTATAGAACATTCTCATTAtctcttaaatatttcttctgcccCATTCCTTCTCCTTTTGGAATTCCAATTACAAGTTAGAGATAACATCATTGACAGTGCTCTTAATTTATCACAACTGTTAGAtgctctgtgtttttctttttgtttcagctTGGGTAATTTCTATTCACCCATCTTCAAGTTCACTAGTTCTTTCCTCAGATGCCAAGTCTGATGATGACCTCATCAAGATGGACTCTCTGATACTGTGGGGTTTCCTCCCCCAGCATTTCTCTTTGACTTTCTTACATTTCCATCTCTGCTGAAATTCTCTGTTGGTGCATATTGTCTGCTTTCTCAACTAGAccctttattatattaatatttttaagtccCTGTATGGTAGTTACCATATCTGGGTCATCTCTGAGTCAGATTCTGTTGATTGCTTTATCTTTTGACAGCAAGTCCTAATGTTTTATTGAATGCTGAACTTGCATGTTTAGAAGAGAAGAGATTGAGACAAATAGTATTTACATCTGGAAATAGTTAAGCCTCTTGTGTCAGGCTGTTATTATGGGATTTAAATTGATCTTGTGAAGAGTTGAGCTGGGTCTGGGATTTGGTGTTGCTATGGTTTCCTTCAGAGCATGATAGCCTTCAAAGATCTCTGGCAATGGGCTCCCATTGTGCTGAGGGTGGGGCTAGAGAATTTTTGTCTGTGTTCTGTGTCCCACCCTGAACACCTGTGCCACAGAGGAGGTCTCTCTACCCCTCCCTGCAGCAGAGTACTGTTGCTTGTTATTCTATGCCAGATTTATTTTGGTAGAGAGGAAGAGGCATTCCCTTGTCCTGGTCCAGTCTCAGCTTAGAAAAGTCCTAGACCATCAACCTCCTCCCTGTATCTGTGGGGGCTTGGGTGGGAGATTCCTGTCCCTCCTCCAGTGGTGTGGGGGCTTGGGTGGGAGATTCCTGTCCCTCCCCCAGTGGTGTGGTATCATGCAGGTTTCTAGGTCCAGAATGGTTTCCTACTGTCCTCCCAAGGGAAGAGAgttttttctccccttctcccagccATGGTGTGTCTTCTTGTGCCCTGGGGCTGATGGCTGTGCCATCCCTCTTTCAGCAGCTCAAGGCTTAGCTTCCTGGAGATAAGGGTCTGGGAGGGCTTCAGTCCTGTTCAGCTGCAGCCACAGAGACTTAAATAGGTAAATGCACTCCCATGTTCAAAGCAGCAGAATCTGTTCATCAGGATCAGTTTTTCTCATCCTTCAGCGGCCCAAGGCAGTGTTGCTGCTTATGCGAGAAGGGTTGGGGAAATGTGTGGTGTCCGTGCCTGCCCCTTTCTCACATGCTCCCCCTAGAGCCTCATGAGAAAGAGCAAAGAGTCACGGAACCACCAGTACACCTGGGGCCCCAGGAATTCCAGACTGACCCCCTCAGCCTACCCTGAACCCTGGGCAGTTCATTATTATGCAGCTGGTACAGCAGCTGCATCCTCTTCACACAGCCTTGCTCCTCCCTGAAACTCAAGTTACACTGCTGACTTGCAGTCTCAGCTCTCTGATGGAACCAAAAAAATCTATGACTTTGTAGTTTCTTCAGCTTTGTTGGTTGTCGTTCAAGAGGAATCAgcattctgttttgctttttccatcctAAGCAGAAGTGATACCTTCTGGAAACTACATTTTCATTTCCCCAACATTgaatcttcatttattttaaaaaattgactcaaaaaattaaacacaaacttataatatgatccagcaatttctgGCTTCTGAATATGCACctgaaagaactgaaagcagagacttgaatATGTAATTGAACTACATGAACTGCTACATGAACTCCCAGTAGCACTTGTCACAACAGTTAAaacatagaagcaacccaaatgcccgTCAATGagcagataaacaaaatgaaatatgttcagccttaaaaaggaagggaaccCTGTCgtgtgcaacaacatggatgaacctcaaggaCATTCtgttcagtgaaataagccaattaCAAAAGGACAAAGAATATATGAGCCCACTTATGTGAGCTACCTGGAGTCATCAGATTTCACAGAGATAGAAGGCAGGAGTTGCCAGAGACTAGAGGGAAGACAGGTGTGAGTGTTTAATGGGAACAGATTTTCTGTTTGGGAATGAAatagttctggagatggatggtgctgatggttgcacaacaatgccACTATAGTTAATGCCACTGGACTACACAGTTTAAAAGGGttgaaatggtaaatttcatgttatttatattttagcaTAATTTAGAACAAAATGTATTGGTTCTTGGCATGTACCAGGGACGCTTCTAGGCACTGGGATTACAGAGGTGAACAAACAGACAACATCCCTGTCCTTATGGTGTTTACACTCAATAGGCAAAAAGAATGCATAACCTACCAGAGTGAAGGGTGACAGCACTATGGCACAATTCCAGAGAGAGTGGGAAGATGAGGCATTGGGGTGAAGGTAGGGTGGGAAGCCTCATGACAAGTCCTGTGGACCGCTGGGGGAGCTTCCAGGCTGGGGTGGTCTGCACAGGGTGATGGGGATGGCAAGGGGCTCAAAGGGCTGAAGCTCGTTTTTCCAGACTTCTTTCTGAAGATGCTTGGCTGGTCCACCTTCTAGTCTGCCCTTGGTATGACATCATAGCTCCTAGAATCCCTTAGCTCCAGCTTGCCTTCTGGGGTCTGGCCACACGCttcccacacacacccacccaggAGCCTTCCAGGACCTTTGTCTCTAGAACCAGTCACCACCTCAGGGCCTGGGCTTCAGTGGAGCTTGCCACAGGGGATTGGGGTGGAGAGCCCCCAGCTCGAGTCCCTCCGGGTCCTCTGCCCACCAGGGCCTGACAACCTGCTTTTCCACCTGCAGGAGCTACAGGGAGCTCTCCGACTGCACCAGGCACGTGGTGCAGAAACTGGACTGCTTCTGGCCAAACGCGGAGGTGGACAAGTTCTTCCTCGTCGTCCACCAGCGCTACTTCAGAAACTGCCCAGTCTCAGGCAGGGCCTTGCAGGACCCACCCAGCAGCATCCTCTGCCCCTTCATCGTGGTCCCCATCCTGGTGACCCTGCTCGTGACGGTGCTGGTGGTCTGGAGGAGCAAGCGCCCAGAGGGCATCGTGTAGGCCACGGTCtgtgtgtgggggcagggggagggctgcCCGCTCACAGAAGCTGCAGAGCAGGTGGGAGGTAGGCACGGAGGCCCGGCCTGACCAAGGCTTCTGGAGCCCCAACGGCAGAGCAGACCCCCGCGCCCCCCCGCCTCCCCGCAAATCCCCTCTTCTACTGAGAAGAGCTCACCCCGGGATGCCAGCCAGAGTGGTCAAGCACACGCGTTGGCCTGGGAAGGCagcccaggggctgggagggagcgGGCACAGCTGTTGGTCTTGCTGGGGGTGGTCTGAGCTGTCTCCCAATAACCCCCACCACAGTCGCGTTCTGCCTGTGGCCAGACTGTGGAGAAGTATTTGTGATTAAAGGATGTCCTCAAATCTGGGCAGCGTCCTTCTTTCTGGATGTGGACCAGTGGGAGTGGAGAGGGCAGACACGCCAGCCCCTCCAGACTTTCTCTGACAGGAGAGGCCCTCGCAGGGACGTCTACAGGGGAGGGTGACGGCCccgccagtgtgggagaccccccgccagtgtgggagacccccCGCCAGTCTCCCACACTGTCTGGACCTCAGTGAGCTGGGACTCCACCCCAGACCGGGCCGGGTCTGCTCTATGTTCATGGAGGCCCCTCCCCAAAGATGGCTCGCCAGCCCCCAGGTCCCTTCTGTCCCCCAGGCTTTTCAGCGGCcgtttcctctgtttccctcagGCTGCGGCAGCACGTGCTTCCCAGGCTCCCGCTTACTGCCGGGCTTCTAGAAGGTTCTGGAAACCCAAAGGGCGTGCCCTGCGCCGTCCCTCCCAGATGTCCTCAGAGCTCAGCCCGCTTCTCCCGGGTCCCTACAGCTCCCAGCCGGTCGCAGTGCCTCCAGCCCAGGAACTGCCCCCTCTCAGGCCCACTGTCCTCTGCCCAGCGGGACAGCCACCGAGGCATGGGGCCACAGCCTCTGGGCTCTCGAGTCCACACTCACGGCCCTGGGGCCCTCCTCGGCTCCCCACGGGGTGTGATCCTCCGCCTCTACCAAAGGAGCCAGagccggggcgggggagggacgGACCGGAGCAGGAGGGTGGGGCTCGGAGGGAGGCGCCAGAGAGCGGGTGGCCCTCCCTGAGGGAGCCCTCTGCCCGGGGAGCCTTCCAGAGGCAGCTTTGGGGCTGTGGTGACTTCAAGGACAGGCCCCACCTCTCCCCACGTGCTTTGCTGGCTGGAGGggtgtgaggggtggggtggggtgagctgTGAGGTGATGGGGTGTGAGGTGGTGAAGTGATGGGGTGTGAGGTCTGAAGTGTGGGGTGGGTGttgatgggtgtgaggtgattGGGTGTGAGGTGATTGGGTGAGGTGTGAGGTCTGGGGTGTGAGGTGATGGGGTGAGGTGTGAGGTCTGGGGTGTGAGGTGATGGGGTGAGGTGTGAGATCTGGGGTGTGAGGTGATGGGGTGAGGTGTGAGGTCTGGGATGTGAGGTGTGAGGTGATGGGGTGAGGTGTGAGGTGATGGGGTGTGAGGTgatggggtgaggggtgaggtCTGGGGTGTGAGGTGTGAGGTGATGGGGTGAGGTGTGAGGTCTGAGATGTGAGGTGATGGGGGTGAGATGTGAGGTCTGGGGTGTGAGGTGTGAGGTGATGGGGTGAGGTAGGAGGTGATGGGGTGAGGTCTGGGGTGTGAGGTGTAAGGTGATGGGATGAGATGTGAGATCTGGGGTGTGAGGTGATGGGGTGAGGTGTGAGATCTGGGGTGTGAGGTGATGGGGTGAGGTGTGAGGTGATGGGGTGAGGTGTGAGGTCTGGGGTGTGAAGTGATGGGGTGAGGTGTGAGGTGATGGGATATGAGGTGTGAGGTGATGGGGTGTgaggtgtgaggtgatggagtgaggtgtggggtctggggtgtgaggtgtgaggtgatggagtgaggtgtggggtctggggtgtgaggtgtgaggtgatggggtatgaggtgtgaggtgatggggtgtgaggtgtgaggtgatggagTGAGGTGTGGGTCTGGGGTGTGAGGTGTGAGGTGATGGGGTGAGGTGtgaggtgtggggtggggtggatgatgggtgggggtggtgctagggtggggggtggtgggtagGGGTATGGAGAGGATCACACTTGGTGGAAAGGCCTCtcctgccttgctgctgctgctaagtcgcttcagtcgtgtccgactctgtgcgaccccatagacggcagcccatcaggctcccccatccctgggcttctccaggcaagaatactggagtgggttgccatttcctcctccaatgcatgaaagtggaaagtgaaagtgaagtcgctcctgCCTTGGCTCCTCCTTAATTGGCCGCTCACTTCTGCACCACTGACAGCCAGCTGATTAATAAGACTTTCCAGATTTGACTAAGGGAAGGAACCTTTGCAGGACGGCAGGCTGCTTCTCCCTCACGTTGCCCTATGCAGCCCCTGAGGACCGTTTTCCCTTAGAAGAAAACGACTGCGGGGAACTGGTCACTGCAGGTCAGAGGATGGCTCAATTAGAAGAATGTGTTTTCCAAGCACTCTCTTCTGAAAGGTCTAATCTGAAAGCTGTCACCTAATCTCGTCATCAGAATGTCACGTGTTCTGGAAAAACGACTGTGGATCTATTTTTAAacctttgaaaatgtatttcctgTCATCACAGCCTGTGAAAAAATAATCACATTAACCCTGACAGAGAAGGCCAAGTTCAGCCTCAGGACAGCCTCCTCGCTGTCCCCACTAACCCTGGGGCTCCAtgcccccatctcctcctccataaagtggggagggtggtggggtcCTCCTTGAAGGGTGAGGCGTTGATTAAGCAGAATGTCTTAGCCCTGGTTTTCTGAGACACCCAGAACGGATTCCCCGTGAGGCAGTTGTCTGTCAGGGCAGCACCTAGGAGCTGGGGAAGGTCCCAGATGCCACGTGATCTAAGAAAGGTCGGCAAAGCCACAGGGGTCTCTGCACCAAAGCCTGTGCCTTGGAGTCCTGGGGAGCAGGCCTGCCTTGACCCACCCATCTCCTGTCTTGGGAGCGACCCTGTGAAGTGTGGCCTCGAGGTAAAGCCCCGATGGGTCCCAGAGCCATCAGTGGGCCCAGGGCAGCCCCGCTTCTGGTGGTGAAGGGTCTGGGAGGAGCATCCTCAGGAACCACCCCTGCAAAGCACAGACGGTGTGAGCACTAAACACAGtcattactttaaaattatcCGAGCTAAtggaagagggcggcagaggatgggatggttagatagcatcactaccaactcaatgggcatgaatctgagcaaactccaggagacagtaaaggacagagaagcctagtgtgctgcagtccacggggtcttgaagagctggacatgacttagtgactgaacagcaacaatggaaGAGTGACTGATAATTAAGTATTTATCAAGtttattaaatgttattttgttgttgttgttgtttagttttttaTCTCTTGGTGGTgctatgtggcatgtgggatcttagttccctgaccagggatggaactgtgtcccctgcattgacagcatCCCCTGCATtcaagcactggactgccagggaagtccctaatgtgTCTTAAAGTACTCAAAAATTGGGTTTTGACTTTAGAgacaaatttgttttaattgaacatagttgatttacaccgtggtgttagtttctggtgtacaacaaagtgattcagttataaatacgtatatacattattttcagattcttttccattgtaggttattacaagatattgaatagagctccctgtgctatgtagtaggaTCTTGTTAacttactttatatatagtagtttctaTCCACaaccccaaactcttaatttatccctcccccctctttctcctttggtaaccaaaacattgttttctatgcctgtgagttttgtaaataagttcatttacatAACTTGTTTtcgattccacacataagtgatattatatggtgtttgtctttctctgatttcacttagtatgatcatctctaggtcctttcatgttgctgcagatggtattatttcattcttcttataaCTGAGTAACATAGTAAATAGAGTcctgcagtatttgtctttctgtggctggcttttagagaaggcaatggcaccccactccagtattcttgcctggagaatcccagggacgggggagcctggtgggctgccgtctgtggggtcgcacagagtcggacacgactgaagtgacttagcaacagcaactatctcatttagcataatgccctcaaggttcatccatgctgtcacaGATAGCAGGActgcttcctttttaaggctgagtaacattccactgtatggataaaCCACATGTGTTTATCccttcatctcttgatggacacagCTTGGCTACAGTGGATAATTTCTAAACATTTAGGTTTGACTTTGGAATGCATATTTGTAAGTACATTTGAATTCATGTGCACCTGACTAGAACTTTCCTGGCAGTGACACAGCTCTGCTGTGTTTAGGGGGTTTAGGGGGACCCAGAGAGCGTTCAGAGTTCTCTTCCTCATCAGTTCACCGGTCTTGACTGGAATAGAGACCAGACTTTGCCCTCACCAGGGGGCTTTCCGTCTAGCCCAGGTtcatggtcagttcagttcagttcagtcactcagtcatgtctgactctttgcaaccccatgagctgcagcacaccaggcctccctgtccatcaccaattcccggagcttgctcaaactcatgtccattgagttggtgatgccatccaaccatctcatcctctgtcatccccttctcctcctgccctcaatctttcccagcatcggggtcttttcaaatgagtcagctcttcgcatcaggtggccaaagtactggagtttcagcttcaatatcagaccctccaatgaacacccaggactgatctgtgTTTGCAATTCACAGGGCTGAGGGCAAAGAACCTAACACCAGCAAATAAGGTGCTTAGTGAGAACTGAAAAACCGAAGTGGAgtttttgtattatttgtttGAGATTGTCTTATAAATAATCATGTAAGCAAAAACAAATGACTTTCTTATTATGGCTGGCCCTTCTGCGTCCTCGGATATGGAGGACCAGATATGAGCCTCTGCAGATCTTGGGGCGTGCAGGGGTCCTGAACCCCATCCTTCGTGGTCACTGAGGGACAACTGTCATTTCCTAGGCCTGCCTTTAGCAAATTTCCATGAGCTAGGTGGCTTAACACAGAATGTGTTCCCTCACAGTTTTCTGGAGGCTAGAGatcccaggatcaaggtcttgTCAGGGCCACAGTCTCGCTGAGGGCTCCAGAGGAGACTCCTTCTGGCCTCTGGTCATCCTGGGCATCCCTCAGTGTTCCTCAGCTTGGCCCACCAGTTTCACTatgttctctgtgtgtctttgtgtcttctcttcttataagaagagCTCCAGGTCGCAGGCGCCGGGATGGAAATCTGTTCAGAGCTGTGGTTCGGGCATCCCAGGGCCAGACTCCAGCTTGTTGGGGTCTGCTTGGACCTCTGTCCAAGCTGTGTGGCTCTGAgcagcttcttcactctctgatCAGTTTCTGTGCTCGGAAAAGGTTATCCCTTATCGTCATCAGCCACATCCC includes the following:
- the RAMP1 gene encoding receptor activity-modifying protein 1; translation: MAPGLRGLWCRGLWLLLVTHLCLATACQHADHGTLLQEFCLPQFQAHMEAVGRTLWCDWGKTIRSYRELSDCTRHVVQKLDCFWPNAEVDKFFLVVHQRYFRNCPVSGRALQDPPSSILCPFIVVPILVTLLVTVLVVWRSKRPEGIV